In Haloterrigena turkmenica DSM 5511, a single genomic region encodes these proteins:
- a CDS encoding GMC family oxidoreductase — protein sequence MVQELEPVDVVTIGAGWTGGIVAKHLAQEDYQVVSLERGGERETENFFTVHDELGYALRYKLMQDLSKETITFRNSVDEPALPMRRYGAFLPGSGEGGAGVHWNGQTWRFLPYDFEIRSRTIDEYGEEKIPENMQLQDWGISYDELEPYYDAFEYTAGIAGQAGNIEGEIQELGNPYEGPRSREYPLPPMMETPVLERFKETAAEMGYEPFQAPSANLTEQYTNPDGVQQGQCQYCGYCERFGCEWGAKASPITTVLPAAQETGNFELRTHSDVVELLYNEEAQQVEGVRYVDRKTDQVYEQPADVVALTAYVLNNVRLLLLSGIGEPYDPETGEGTVGKNYCYQNFGASARGFFDEEQWNLYMGAGALGASFDDLNGDNFDHSDLNFLHGGNVALNQTGDRPIANNPVPPETSSWGSEFKQQSLEYYHSSVSVAAQGAVLPFRENYLDLDPNYTDQYGRPLLRMTFDWREQDRNLVEHIGPQLEALMEEMGADTIDATTTLEGSFDITPYQSTHNTGGAIMGSDPAESVVNNYLQCWEASNLFVPGASAFAHNSGYNPTGTVGALAFRAAEGIQQYLNEPEQLAAPES from the coding sequence ATGGTGCAAGAACTCGAGCCCGTCGACGTCGTGACTATCGGCGCGGGCTGGACCGGCGGCATCGTCGCCAAGCACCTCGCGCAGGAGGACTATCAGGTGGTCAGCTTGGAGCGCGGCGGCGAGCGCGAGACGGAGAACTTCTTCACGGTCCACGACGAGCTGGGGTACGCCCTGCGGTACAAGCTGATGCAGGACCTCTCGAAGGAGACGATCACGTTCAGGAACTCGGTCGACGAGCCCGCGCTGCCGATGCGCCGCTACGGCGCGTTCCTCCCCGGCTCGGGCGAGGGCGGCGCGGGGGTCCACTGGAACGGCCAGACCTGGCGCTTTCTCCCCTACGACTTCGAGATACGCTCGCGGACGATCGACGAGTACGGCGAGGAGAAGATCCCCGAGAACATGCAGCTCCAGGACTGGGGGATCAGCTACGACGAGCTCGAGCCCTACTACGACGCGTTCGAGTACACCGCCGGCATCGCGGGCCAAGCGGGGAACATCGAGGGCGAAATCCAGGAGTTGGGCAACCCGTACGAGGGGCCCCGCTCGCGGGAGTACCCGCTTCCGCCGATGATGGAGACCCCGGTCCTCGAGCGGTTCAAGGAGACGGCCGCCGAGATGGGATACGAGCCGTTTCAGGCGCCCTCGGCCAACCTCACGGAGCAGTACACGAACCCGGACGGCGTCCAGCAGGGCCAGTGTCAGTACTGTGGCTACTGCGAGCGCTTCGGCTGCGAGTGGGGCGCGAAGGCCTCGCCGATCACGACCGTCCTGCCGGCCGCCCAGGAGACGGGGAACTTCGAACTGCGGACCCACTCCGACGTGGTGGAGCTCCTCTATAACGAGGAGGCCCAGCAGGTCGAGGGCGTCCGATACGTCGACCGGAAGACCGACCAGGTGTACGAACAGCCGGCGGACGTCGTCGCGCTGACCGCCTACGTGCTGAACAACGTCCGCCTCCTCCTGCTATCGGGGATCGGCGAACCGTACGATCCCGAGACCGGCGAGGGCACCGTCGGGAAGAACTACTGCTACCAGAACTTCGGCGCCAGCGCGCGGGGCTTCTTCGACGAGGAGCAGTGGAACCTCTACATGGGCGCCGGCGCGCTCGGCGCGTCGTTCGACGACCTGAACGGCGACAACTTCGACCACTCCGACCTGAACTTCCTCCACGGCGGCAACGTCGCGCTCAACCAGACCGGGGACCGACCGATCGCCAACAACCCGGTTCCGCCGGAGACGTCGTCGTGGGGCTCGGAGTTCAAGCAACAGAGCCTCGAGTACTACCACAGTTCGGTCTCGGTCGCCGCGCAGGGCGCGGTGTTGCCCTTCCGGGAGAACTACCTCGATCTCGACCCCAACTACACCGATCAGTACGGCCGACCGCTGCTGCGGATGACCTTCGACTGGCGCGAGCAGGACCGGAACCTCGTCGAACACATCGGGCCGCAACTCGAGGCGCTCATGGAGGAGATGGGCGCCGACACGATCGACGCGACCACGACGCTCGAGGGCAGTTTCGACATCACGCCCTACCAGTCGACCCACAACACGGGCGGCGCGATCATGGGGTCCGACCCCGCGGAGTCGGTCGTGAACAACTACCTGCAGTGTTGGGAGGCGAGCAACCTCTTCGTCCCCGGCGCCTCGGCGTTCGCGCACAACAGCGGCTACAACCCGACCGGCACCGTCGGTGCGCTGGCGTTCCGCGCGGCGGAGGGGATCCAGCAGTATCTGAACGAACCGGAGCAGCTGGCGGCACCCGAATCGTAG
- a CDS encoding branched-chain amino acid ABC transporter permease, which produces MLDSLLSILITGAMISALYALIAIGFTMIFGVGGVLNLAHGALIMAGAYVFVILNRDVIWESVALPRLVVFPVAVGVIGLASYGLYAGLVRYIEDDPVITFLATVVVATMTTEIALGIFGDQPYAYTVVSGQVGIAGTSVSYNDLAGFVLSWIAIGLLWYYITQTDGGRSILAASMSERGAQLTGVDLHSVRTRTWLIAGGLAGLAGIFLGGDQAATPLMWLNPLALAFIIVVIGGIGSIKGSIIAAYLIGYTETLTVSMLGQSFRGILSLIILLVVLFLLPQGLYGREYVHE; this is translated from the coding sequence ATGCTCGACTCGCTCCTCTCGATACTGATTACCGGCGCGATGATCAGCGCCCTCTACGCGCTCATCGCCATCGGGTTCACCATGATCTTCGGCGTCGGCGGCGTGTTGAACCTCGCTCACGGCGCCCTCATCATGGCCGGCGCGTACGTGTTCGTGATCCTCAACCGCGACGTGATCTGGGAGTCGGTCGCCTTACCGCGACTCGTCGTGTTCCCGGTCGCAGTCGGGGTTATCGGGCTGGCGTCGTACGGGCTGTACGCCGGTCTGGTCCGTTACATCGAGGACGATCCCGTGATCACGTTCCTCGCGACGGTCGTCGTCGCCACCATGACGACCGAAATCGCGCTCGGCATCTTCGGCGACCAGCCGTACGCCTACACGGTCGTCAGCGGCCAGGTCGGCATTGCAGGCACGTCGGTTTCGTACAACGATCTGGCCGGCTTCGTTCTCTCCTGGATCGCTATCGGGCTGCTGTGGTACTACATCACCCAGACCGACGGCGGTCGGTCCATCCTCGCCGCGTCGATGAGCGAGCGGGGGGCACAGCTCACCGGCGTCGACCTCCACTCGGTCCGGACCCGCACGTGGCTGATCGCCGGCGGGCTCGCGGGCCTCGCGGGGATCTTCCTCGGCGGCGACCAGGCCGCCACGCCGCTGATGTGGCTGAACCCGCTCGCGCTGGCCTTCATCATCGTGGTGATCGGCGGCATCGGCTCGATCAAGGGGTCGATCATCGCCGCCTACCTGATCGGCTACACCGAGACGCTGACCGTCTCGATGCTGGGCCAGAGCTTCCGCGGGATCCTCTCACTGATCATCCTACTGGTCGTACTGTTCCTGTTACCGCAGGGGCTGTACGGGAGGGAATACGTCCATGAGTGA
- a CDS encoding ABC transporter ATP-binding protein, with translation MTDTILEIDDLNVYYGKSHALRGVSLSIEAGEIYGVIGPNGAGKTTMLNAVAGFTEYEGTIRYDGADLARVPPQQIVRDGLIYCTEDRDLFPYFSVHENLLMGAQFRDDRDGVRADLDVVYDLFPRLDDRREQEAETMSGGEQQMLAIGRALMSDPDVLMLDEPTLGLAPVIIQDIGDALERLNEEGLTILLAEQNSTFALNHAERLSLIETGEIELSGTSAEFHDNEYVREAYVGVH, from the coding sequence ATGACCGACACGATACTCGAAATCGACGACCTCAACGTCTACTACGGCAAGTCACACGCATTGAGAGGCGTCTCGCTGTCGATCGAGGCGGGCGAGATCTACGGCGTGATCGGCCCCAACGGAGCCGGAAAAACGACCATGCTCAACGCCGTCGCCGGCTTCACCGAGTACGAGGGGACGATCAGGTACGACGGCGCGGACCTCGCTCGAGTGCCCCCACAGCAGATCGTCAGGGACGGCCTCATCTACTGCACCGAGGACCGGGACCTGTTCCCGTACTTCTCGGTCCACGAGAACCTGCTGATGGGCGCCCAGTTCCGCGACGATCGCGACGGGGTCCGGGCCGACCTCGACGTGGTCTACGACCTGTTCCCGCGGCTCGACGACCGGCGCGAACAGGAGGCCGAGACGATGAGCGGCGGCGAGCAACAGATGCTCGCCATCGGCCGCGCGCTCATGAGCGACCCCGACGTCCTGATGCTCGACGAGCCGACGCTCGGGCTCGCGCCGGTCATCATTCAGGACATCGGCGACGCGCTCGAGCGACTGAACGAGGAGGGACTGACGATCCTCCTCGCCGAGCAGAACTCGACGTTCGCGCTGAACCACGCCGAACGACTCTCGCTGATCGAAACCGGCGAGATCGAACTCTCCGGCACGTCCGCGGAGTTCCACGACAATGAGTACGTCCGCGAGGCGTACGTCGGCGTTCACTGA
- a CDS encoding ABC transporter ATP-binding protein has translation MSLLEVDGLTKTFGGLVAVDDFSLSVERGEIVGLIGPNGSGKSTVFNCIMGLYDVTEGRIRFDGADITDDATHEVVNQGLSRVSQESNPIDSMSVADNIELFTLPNSVFSLYGGASEAEIREYAARIDIEDDLDQMPGELPHADVRRLEIAKALATEPELLLLDEPFAGMNQAEIAELSAQIEGFREEGMTMVVVDHNMGGLMDLVDRVVVLNNGDFLAAGSPDAIAENERVQEAYLAGEGL, from the coding sequence GTGAGCCTCCTCGAGGTCGACGGCCTCACGAAGACGTTCGGCGGCCTGGTCGCCGTCGACGACTTCTCGCTTTCCGTCGAGCGCGGCGAGATCGTCGGCCTGATCGGGCCGAACGGGTCGGGGAAGTCCACGGTGTTCAACTGCATCATGGGCCTCTACGACGTCACCGAGGGGCGGATCCGGTTCGACGGCGCGGACATCACCGACGACGCGACCCACGAGGTGGTCAATCAGGGCCTCTCGAGAGTCTCCCAGGAGTCGAACCCGATCGACTCGATGTCGGTCGCCGACAACATCGAGCTGTTCACGCTGCCGAACAGCGTCTTCTCGTTGTACGGCGGCGCGAGCGAGGCGGAGATCCGCGAGTACGCCGCGCGCATCGATATCGAGGACGACCTCGATCAGATGCCGGGGGAACTGCCCCACGCCGACGTCCGCCGACTCGAGATCGCCAAAGCGTTGGCGACCGAGCCCGAGCTGTTGTTGCTCGACGAGCCCTTCGCCGGGATGAATCAGGCGGAGATCGCCGAGCTGTCGGCCCAGATCGAAGGCTTCCGCGAGGAGGGGATGACGATGGTCGTCGTCGACCACAACATGGGCGGCCTGATGGATCTGGTCGACCGCGTCGTCGTGCTCAACAACGGCGACTTCCTCGCGGCGGGTAGCCCCGACGCGATCGCCGAGAACGAGCGCGTCCAGGAAGCGTACCTCGCCGGGGAGGGACTGTAA
- a CDS encoding metallophosphoesterase produces MPDVDLPVSPIERALHVPAADALVVADVHLGRAADSSVDAPIDDGGDVRGRLASLLERTDPATVVVAGDLLHSFGRLPRGVERDLEALEDCVADAGADLVVTPGNHDAMLESAFDGETIPEYRLADGETVVCHGHERPETEASRYVIGHDHPALSVDGRKLPCFLYGPGAYEGADVVMVPAFTTLAAGATVNGMRARDFQSPLVADADRFHPAVWDDSSGETLWFPPLGECRRLL; encoded by the coding sequence GTGCCCGACGTCGACCTCCCCGTTTCACCGATCGAACGCGCCCTCCACGTCCCTGCAGCCGACGCGCTCGTCGTCGCCGACGTCCACCTCGGGCGCGCCGCCGACTCGAGCGTCGACGCGCCGATCGACGACGGCGGCGACGTTCGCGGCCGCCTCGCGTCCCTCCTCGAGCGTACCGATCCCGCGACGGTCGTCGTCGCGGGCGATTTACTCCACTCCTTCGGGCGGCTCCCTCGCGGCGTCGAGCGCGACCTCGAGGCCCTCGAGGACTGCGTCGCCGACGCCGGCGCCGACCTCGTCGTCACACCCGGCAACCACGACGCGATGCTTGAGTCGGCCTTCGACGGCGAGACGATTCCCGAGTACCGCCTCGCGGACGGAGAGACGGTCGTCTGCCACGGCCACGAACGCCCCGAAACGGAGGCCTCGCGGTACGTCATCGGCCACGACCACCCCGCTCTCTCCGTCGACGGCCGAAAACTGCCCTGTTTCCTCTACGGACCCGGCGCCTACGAGGGCGCGGACGTCGTGATGGTGCCCGCGTTCACGACGCTGGCGGCTGGCGCGACCGTCAACGGGATGCGCGCCCGCGACTTCCAGTCGCCGCTGGTCGCCGACGCTGACCGGTTCCATCCCGCCGTCTGGGACGACTCGAGTGGCGAGACACTGTGGTTCCCACCGCTGGGGGAGTGTCGCCGACTGCTGTAG
- a CDS encoding gluconate 2-dehydrogenase subunit 3 family protein, giving the protein MGDNDNQRAAGETDAQTRAKLDFTRDVSRRRAMQIGGLAVFGMAGTAEAFDPEKFDVAPLESVQEVEVEEQGLEYFTIQQARVVHDLTARIYPSDENGPGAPEAGVVYFIDRQMNSAWGRGERWYMQAPFAGKDPTQPFEDQAQRPEDVEPDVEVPWAETNPSETQGWQYALTPNEAYDQAIAAIEDYVAAEADDAASFTELDGDQQDAVVEALEAGEVPTFDDTDIDPDGFFLLVRQNTLEGMFSDPMYGGNREMIGWRLKGFPGTPGALGSYRGLLQEGEYIELGEDDFRKLADDVESLGIGDENQEPANDQSEEGHAHVHDAAEADFPNVVDEAAARGDADREVTPMSLDDADDGGDP; this is encoded by the coding sequence ATGGGAGACAATGACAATCAGCGGGCGGCGGGTGAGACTGACGCCCAGACGCGGGCGAAGCTAGACTTCACGCGGGACGTCTCGCGGCGGCGGGCGATGCAAATCGGCGGGTTAGCGGTCTTCGGCATGGCCGGGACGGCGGAGGCGTTCGACCCCGAGAAGTTCGACGTGGCGCCCCTCGAGAGCGTGCAGGAAGTCGAGGTCGAGGAACAGGGACTCGAGTACTTCACCATCCAGCAGGCGCGGGTCGTCCACGACCTGACGGCGCGGATCTATCCCTCCGACGAGAACGGTCCGGGCGCGCCGGAGGCCGGCGTCGTCTACTTCATCGATCGACAGATGAACTCGGCGTGGGGCCGCGGAGAGCGGTGGTACATGCAGGCGCCGTTCGCCGGCAAGGACCCGACGCAACCGTTCGAGGACCAAGCGCAACGACCCGAGGACGTCGAGCCCGACGTCGAGGTCCCGTGGGCGGAGACGAACCCCTCGGAGACCCAGGGCTGGCAGTACGCGCTCACGCCCAACGAGGCCTACGATCAGGCCATCGCCGCCATCGAGGACTACGTGGCGGCGGAAGCCGACGACGCGGCGTCGTTTACGGAACTCGACGGGGATCAGCAGGACGCGGTGGTCGAGGCGCTCGAGGCGGGCGAGGTGCCGACGTTCGACGACACGGACATCGATCCGGACGGCTTCTTCCTGCTGGTTCGCCAGAACACGCTTGAGGGGATGTTCAGCGATCCGATGTACGGCGGCAATCGGGAGATGATCGGCTGGCGGCTGAAGGGGTTCCCGGGGACGCCAGGCGCGCTCGGTAGCTATCGAGGCCTGTTGCAGGAGGGCGAATACATCGAACTCGGGGAGGACGACTTCCGGAAACTGGCCGACGACGTCGAGTCGCTCGGGATCGGTGACGAGAATCAGGAGCCGGCGAACGACCAGAGCGAGGAGGGCCACGCCCACGTCCACGACGCCGCTGAGGCGGACTTCCCGAACGTCGTCGACGAGGCTGCCGCTCGCGGGGACGCCGACCGAGAGGTTACGCCGATGAGTCTCGACGACGCGGACGACGGAGGTGATCCGTGA
- a CDS encoding N-acyl homoserine lactonase family protein has protein sequence MVDASVTPIDRGTITADANNIVEGFTLGSAADPNPETVMADGPVYNVVIDHPEATILWDTGSHPDAADGHWPEELYAAFEHSGLRPLEDDLADAGYDVDDIDAVIQTHLHLDHAGGLYAFEGTDVPIYVHERELKYAYYSAKTDAGDEAYVAGDFDRDLNWKIVHGDRERHFADLEFVRLPGHTPGLLGLVLELEDVGTVVLAGDQAYTRSNYHDERPMGGQLLWSKRHWLESLRTVQEIERRRDATVICGHDGDDLETLREL, from the coding sequence ATGGTCGACGCATCCGTCACGCCGATCGATCGCGGGACGATCACCGCCGACGCCAACAACATCGTCGAGGGCTTTACCCTGGGTTCGGCCGCCGATCCGAACCCCGAGACGGTGATGGCCGACGGCCCCGTCTACAACGTCGTCATCGACCACCCCGAGGCGACGATCCTCTGGGACACCGGCTCCCACCCCGACGCCGCCGACGGTCACTGGCCCGAGGAGCTCTACGCCGCCTTCGAACACAGCGGCCTGCGACCGCTCGAGGACGACCTCGCCGACGCGGGCTACGACGTCGACGACATCGACGCGGTGATCCAGACCCACCTCCATCTCGATCACGCGGGCGGCCTCTACGCCTTCGAGGGGACCGACGTGCCGATCTACGTCCACGAGCGCGAACTGAAGTACGCCTACTACAGCGCCAAGACCGACGCGGGCGACGAGGCCTACGTCGCCGGCGACTTCGACCGCGACCTGAACTGGAAGATCGTCCACGGCGACCGCGAGCGGCACTTCGCGGACCTCGAGTTCGTTCGCCTCCCCGGTCACACGCCGGGGCTGCTCGGCCTCGTCCTCGAACTCGAGGACGTCGGGACCGTCGTCCTCGCGGGCGATCAGGCCTACACGCGCTCGAACTATCACGACGAGCGGCCGATGGGGGGCCAACTGCTCTGGAGCAAACGCCACTGGCTCGAGAGCCTGCGGACCGTCCAGGAGATCGAACGCCGCCGCGACGCGACCGTGATCTGCGGCCACGACGGCGACGACCTCGAGACGCTTCGCGAATTGTGA
- a CDS encoding branched-chain amino acid ABC transporter permease, producing the protein MSERVRRIGRLRSTVRRSILLPSGRAAARVLSPIDRALQPGANLFNRFLGSYVGEVTGLQLGLLVAALVALATVPMWAPLFVGNYMRTLAVACIWSIFAMGWDIQSGYTGYISFGHSALSAAAGYTTALLAVNLSPVPSFWVTIPVSILAALVLGLLIGLPSLRLSGPYFSLVTFVAVLLFYRLTIGFSETLGGENGFQAVEVFTWDFTERYYLMLVPMLLVAAALTVVARSNVGTVLVAIRENERAVSAAGLDPTKFKLWSFALSSITMGIGGVLLAHFGGNVDPTTFVVVDRSIEMIAMAVIGGMSSVLGPIGGAFLFVLLRDEILRLWFGHSTRWVMLWLLVLLVLVFARNGLFRWIWHAVGAVGGDRE; encoded by the coding sequence ATGAGTGAACGCGTCAGACGGATCGGACGGCTGCGCAGTACGGTTCGACGATCGATCCTGCTCCCGAGCGGGCGGGCCGCCGCTCGCGTCCTCTCGCCGATTGACCGCGCGCTGCAACCCGGCGCGAACCTCTTCAACCGGTTCCTCGGCTCGTACGTCGGCGAGGTGACGGGACTCCAGCTGGGGCTGCTCGTCGCGGCGCTCGTCGCGCTCGCGACCGTTCCGATGTGGGCGCCGCTGTTCGTCGGCAACTACATGCGGACGCTCGCGGTCGCCTGCATCTGGTCGATCTTCGCGATGGGCTGGGACATCCAGAGCGGCTACACCGGCTACATCAGCTTCGGCCACTCGGCGCTGTCGGCCGCGGCCGGCTACACGACGGCGCTGTTAGCCGTCAACCTCAGTCCGGTGCCGAGCTTCTGGGTCACCATCCCGGTCTCGATCCTCGCGGCGCTGGTGCTCGGCCTTCTCATCGGCCTGCCCTCGCTGCGCCTGTCGGGGCCGTACTTCTCGCTCGTCACGTTCGTCGCCGTGCTCCTGTTCTACCGGCTGACGATCGGGTTCAGTGAGACCCTCGGCGGCGAGAACGGGTTCCAGGCGGTCGAGGTATTCACCTGGGACTTCACCGAGCGGTACTACCTCATGCTCGTCCCGATGTTACTCGTCGCGGCCGCGCTCACCGTCGTCGCCAGGTCGAACGTCGGGACTGTGCTCGTCGCGATCCGCGAGAACGAACGCGCCGTGTCGGCGGCCGGGCTCGACCCGACGAAGTTCAAGCTCTGGTCGTTCGCGCTCAGTTCGATCACGATGGGGATCGGCGGCGTCTTGCTGGCCCACTTCGGCGGGAACGTCGACCCCACGACCTTCGTCGTCGTCGACCGAAGCATCGAGATGATCGCGATGGCGGTCATCGGCGGCATGAGCTCCGTACTTGGCCCGATCGGCGGCGCGTTCCTCTTCGTGCTGTTGCGCGACGAGATCCTGCGGCTGTGGTTCGGCCACTCGACGCGCTGGGTCATGCTCTGGCTGCTGGTCCTGCTCGTCCTCGTGTTCGCCCGCAACGGGCTCTTCCGCTGGATCTGGCACGCCGTCGGCGCGGTCGGAGGTGATCGCGAGTGA
- a CDS encoding NAD(P)/FAD-dependent oxidoreductase codes for MTSTPRVLVVGGGLAGLVAARHLAGGGLEATLLERRETVGGRVRTLERDEYRFDRGFQVLFPAYPAVQRELDLEALELRRFTSGATIAHPGGRSVLADPRSAPGTLPATLRNPDITLGDRLRVARLWWELRRTDLETLFDGGGTDEPDESIETFLRERGFSDGFIETFVAPFYGGITLDRSLSTSRRVFEYTFRTLAAGGAAVPAAGMEAIPRQLADHVREVGGGIKTGREVEAVSSEGDSATVQLADGMNGEVDAVVVATDPPTARDLTGLESIPTDARGCVTQYYALPDGTSLETGKRLLLNAVDGDGPNHVVPHSAVAPEHAPDGSTLISATYLGCEVPRTSSGRGDSRDPEASDEPLAERTRDALESWYPEQEFDGLEPLYTERVPFAQFDQPPGIHDRLPETRDPSGSVYLAGDYTRWSSIQGAMRSGREAAKAVLEDHSR; via the coding sequence ATGACATCGACACCGCGCGTCCTCGTCGTCGGCGGCGGCCTCGCCGGCCTCGTCGCCGCCAGGCACCTCGCCGGCGGCGGTCTCGAGGCGACGCTGCTCGAGCGCCGCGAGACCGTCGGCGGTCGCGTCCGAACGCTCGAGCGCGACGAGTATCGGTTCGATCGGGGCTTTCAGGTGCTGTTTCCGGCCTATCCCGCCGTCCAACGAGAACTCGATCTCGAGGCGCTGGAGCTGCGCCGGTTCACGTCGGGGGCGACGATCGCTCATCCAGGCGGCCGGTCGGTGCTCGCAGATCCGCGCAGCGCACCCGGGACGCTCCCCGCGACGCTGCGTAATCCCGATATCACGCTGGGCGACCGCCTCCGCGTCGCCCGACTCTGGTGGGAGTTGCGTCGAACCGACCTCGAGACGCTCTTCGACGGCGGCGGTACCGACGAACCGGACGAATCGATCGAGACCTTCCTCCGCGAGCGCGGCTTCTCGGACGGATTCATCGAGACCTTCGTCGCGCCCTTCTACGGGGGGATCACCCTCGACCGCTCGCTGTCGACCTCGCGTCGCGTCTTCGAGTACACGTTTCGGACGCTGGCGGCCGGCGGCGCTGCGGTCCCCGCGGCGGGGATGGAGGCGATCCCGAGGCAGCTCGCGGATCACGTGCGCGAAGTCGGTGGCGGAATCAAGACCGGCCGCGAGGTCGAGGCGGTCTCGAGCGAGGGCGACTCCGCGACCGTCCAGTTGGCCGACGGCATGAACGGCGAGGTCGACGCCGTCGTCGTCGCGACCGATCCGCCGACCGCCCGCGACCTGACCGGCCTCGAGTCGATCCCGACCGATGCGCGGGGCTGTGTCACCCAGTACTACGCGCTGCCGGACGGAACGAGCCTCGAGACGGGCAAGCGACTCCTGCTCAACGCGGTCGACGGCGACGGGCCGAACCACGTCGTCCCCCACAGCGCGGTCGCGCCGGAACACGCTCCCGACGGATCGACGCTGATCAGCGCGACGTATCTGGGCTGCGAGGTCCCCCGGACCTCGAGCGGACGCGGCGATAGCCGCGACCCCGAGGCGAGCGACGAACCGCTGGCCGAGCGGACGCGGGACGCGCTCGAGTCGTGGTATCCCGAGCAGGAGTTCGACGGTCTCGAGCCGCTGTACACCGAACGGGTTCCGTTCGCGCAGTTCGACCAGCCGCCGGGGATCCACGACCGACTACCCGAGACGCGGGATCCGTCGGGGTCGGTCTATCTGGCCGGGGACTACACCCGCTGGTCGTCGATCCAGGGCGCGATGCGAAGCGGACGGGAGGCGGCGAAGGCGGTGCTCGAGGATCACTCACGGTAG
- a CDS encoding EamA family transporter: MANAAIVLALGALLLYGGWAVSAGVATRSLSPVNAVLLSYVASLAVVGGYVLATRRPVVGTRTDVGFALLSGVLLAVATISFYAALTHGNMAIVSAISALYFVIPAIVGVFYFDAQLATTNVVGLGLAVVAVVLVAA; the protein is encoded by the coding sequence ATGGCCAACGCAGCGATCGTTCTCGCACTCGGCGCGTTGCTTCTGTACGGCGGCTGGGCGGTATCGGCGGGCGTCGCGACCCGATCGCTCTCGCCCGTCAACGCGGTACTGCTGTCCTACGTGGCGAGTCTCGCCGTCGTCGGCGGCTACGTCCTCGCGACCCGTCGTCCCGTCGTCGGGACGCGAACGGACGTCGGGTTCGCGCTGCTGTCCGGCGTCCTGCTGGCCGTCGCGACGATCAGCTTCTACGCCGCGCTCACCCACGGCAACATGGCGATCGTGTCGGCGATCTCAGCGCTCTACTTCGTCATTCCGGCGATCGTCGGCGTCTTCTACTTCGACGCCCAACTGGCGACGACGAACGTCGTCGGGCTGGGACTCGCGGTCGTCGCGGTCGTCCTCGTTGCGGCCTGA
- the artA gene encoding archaeosortase A encodes MPSVTAATEVASVVGYDLVGSATLSPVLAAAEGTTSSSSGLLAWVAIGAFLGALLLAHQGYREPARYLGAGAWIAFGVFWLTMVPYYYGEAQSPLKTILGLLALPLCLYTGYLLWAGRDSLLILTKAVACMGLIYLPVETIPFVKTWLIETTAAQTHFGMELLGHSPGLIEGSNGYVSKFDFDPDETVTGRTTYIVLACTGIGSMAIFGGLIAAVSAPLKRKVTAFALAVGVIWFLNLVRNVFIGLASPWGWFQQDWLVSFMTTYMGAEASRVSFLVAHNYIAQSLSIVALVGITYLVVKILPEILKPLEEALFVLTGTEYDLFEALAPTEAPARTDGGSDGNPADSDREQTDPGRER; translated from the coding sequence ATGCCGTCCGTAACCGCCGCGACCGAGGTAGCGTCGGTCGTCGGCTACGACCTCGTCGGTTCGGCGACGCTCTCGCCCGTACTGGCCGCGGCCGAGGGAACCACCTCGTCCTCGTCGGGCCTGCTGGCGTGGGTCGCGATCGGCGCGTTCCTCGGGGCGTTACTCCTCGCCCACCAGGGGTACCGCGAACCGGCGCGCTATCTCGGCGCGGGGGCCTGGATCGCCTTCGGCGTCTTCTGGCTAACGATGGTGCCCTACTACTACGGCGAGGCCCAGAGCCCGCTCAAGACGATCCTCGGGCTGCTCGCCTTGCCGCTGTGTCTCTACACCGGCTACCTCCTCTGGGCGGGCCGGGACTCGCTGCTGATCCTCACGAAGGCCGTCGCCTGCATGGGGCTGATCTACTTACCGGTCGAGACGATCCCGTTCGTCAAGACCTGGCTGATCGAGACGACCGCGGCCCAGACCCACTTCGGGATGGAACTGCTCGGCCACAGCCCCGGCCTGATCGAGGGCAGCAACGGCTACGTGAGCAAGTTCGACTTTGATCCCGACGAGACGGTGACCGGCCGGACGACCTACATCGTCCTCGCCTGTACCGGCATCGGCAGCATGGCCATCTTCGGCGGGCTGATCGCCGCCGTCAGCGCGCCGTTGAAGCGCAAGGTCACCGCCTTCGCGCTGGCCGTCGGCGTGATCTGGTTCCTCAACCTCGTGCGCAACGTCTTCATCGGCCTCGCCTCGCCGTGGGGCTGGTTCCAGCAGGACTGGCTCGTCTCGTTCATGACGACCTACATGGGCGCCGAGGCCAGCCGCGTCTCCTTCCTCGTCGCGCACAACTACATCGCCCAGTCGCTGTCGATCGTCGCCCTCGTCGGGATCACCTACCTCGTCGTCAAGATCCTCCCCGAGATCCTCAAACCGCTCGAGGAGGCCCTGTTCGTCCTCACGGGCACCGAGTACGACCTCTTCGAGGCGCTGGCGCCGACGGAGGCGCCCGCCCGAACGGACGGCGGGTCCGACGGAAACCCGGCTGATTCAGACCGGGAACAGACTGATCCCGGCCGAGAGCGATAA